The DNA region CTCATACACTGCGCGGCTGTTCCTTTTAGTATCCTTCCATACTCTCACCTCTGTAGTGAAAGTATTTCTAGATTTTTTTAAGGCTAAAGCGGTTACCGTCTAAATACAGTGGATTTAGACCTCACCCTTGGAAATTAAAAATCTTTCCCCCAAGTCTAAAACACAAAAAATGAATTATCACAATTATTCATCTTATTTTAATATGGTTTATAAATCTTTATTTTACATCGATCCAACCATAGACCCTTTTTTTATTTCCAGTCGGTGTCGCGCTGCATAATTACAATCCGTCTAAATCTGAGATAACGTTAAATCCTTTTAAAATATAATTGCAATGTGGGCACGTTTTAAAAGGTATATCCATTACAGGTTTTGTTGCACCTCCAGGTCTTATAACATATATGATTAGATCTTTAATACTAGAATTTGGATTAGCTAATAAAGCCTCATTAGCAGCATATACCTCAGCATGAGATCCTGAGCCATGTGTAAATTGGCTATATGAATCATATACATCTTTTGGCATATTTTTTATTCTTTCTTCAATAATTGGATGTAGATCTTTTGGTATATCTCCCTTTACGTCATTAATTGCTATATAAAACTTACCTGTATTCTTATCATATGAACCTGCAACTGCTGGACCTAATTGCTTATTCGTAAGCCCACTGTCTTTTAGCCTTTGAGCTTCTTCTATAACGTACTCCTTAAGATTTGCAACTTCTCTTGGTGTAAAATTCGATTTAATTCTATCTTGAGCATTTTCATCCTTCTCATCAGGACCTTCTTGATTGTCCTTCGGTTTAACATCATCATCATTTGCCTTTGGCTGTGGCGGCTTAGTGTCTTCTTTTGGCTTAGACACATCTTTATCCTTCGTTGAAGACGGCTTCCAGGTATTCACTTCATTCGGTGTTTTATTGTTAACCGGATTCGATTTCGAACTTTCTGGCTTCGGTGTTGCATCTTTCGGCTTCGCACTTGAACCGTCTTTGTCCTTATTCGAAGAGCTTGGTTTTGAGCCTGCTGGTTTCTCAGGCCCGGCGGTTGAGCCAGGTTTTACCGTCGGCTCCGGAGTTTCGGGCGCAGTCTTGGGAGGTTTCCCGGCATTGGAACCGACTCCATCTTCACCACTGGTTTTCCATAAGGTGCCTGAACTTGGTTTTTTCGAATCATGATTCGATAAGAAGCCCCCCGGGACAATACCAACCCTCTGACTCTCTTCCCATTTTTTCTGAATAAATGACTTCGCTGTGGCTAACCCGTTACCTACACTCGTCTTCTTACTCGCCGCTTCCGCATGCTGGATATTTCTCATCACCTGGCTGGTTGCTGAGTTCATTCCTGGGCTCTTAGACATACTCTTGGCGCTGTACATGCCGTCCACGACCATTTGCACGCCCATATTGACTTGATTCCATTTGAGCGTAGTCACCATCATCTTGGCATATGAATCTGGAACAGGCTCTCCTGTAAAGGGGTGAATCCCCAGCTCAAAAGCCTTGATCTGCAGTTGGTATATATCCTGCACGGGTTCCACGGGATGTGGATCCTGTCTGAGCGTGGCATAATCCAGGATTCCTTGATCCTTCTCATACGCTTGCATGGCCGCCTGGTCGATAACCCCATTTTCGCCCACCGGCCTCCATATATGCCAGAACGAATCATACACCATACGATAGCCTTTTTCCTTGGGCTCCTGATTTGCCTGTTGCAGTTGATACACCCATTTTTTCTTAACCGGTTCTGAAATCTGATGGACGAATGTACTAATCTCCTGATGTTGCTGATGCAGTTTCTTAATAAAATCTGGAAATGACGTCGCCGTAGACAATTCGCGAGCTGCTGTCAGCACCTTGCCGAGCAAGTTGCGCTTGGCATCCTGCTCATCTTGGACGAATTGCTTGAACCCGGCTTTCAATCGATCTAGCAAGCTAAGCGCCGAAGGCTTGAATGAACCCACTTTCGGTACCCCCGAGATCACACCCGCTGCTACCGCAGCAATACCTACACCTTGAGCATCTATTGGAATCAGTGGCGGCCCTGGATTAGGAAGTTAAAATTGCCACTTAATCGCCAATAAACTAATCCATTTAGTAATTATTCTATTATTAAAAAGACTTATTCCAAATGGTATGTATATTGGAATAAGTCTTTAAATTTTTTTATTAATAAATCGAACTTTACTCTTCAATAGAAATATTAAGGACAACTCTTCTTGGGCTTAATAATGACATTTCATGCTGACAGATCCATTTTTGAGACTCATTTATACCTTCAATACTATCACCGTCTACAAAAATATCACCATTCTCAAAAATATAATTCCCATATCCATACAATAAACCGGCTATATTAGAAGGAGTAATATTTTTAAATCGACATTGTAAATCTGGTAAACCAAAACACGAAAGTCCCACTGTATCCATAACCATCTCTTCATTTGTTTGATCCAATTTAAAAAATCTTACATTTAATCCCCCATTTAGATGTTCTCCTTTTTCAAACCGTTTAATGTATGACTTAGGATCAGATATCTTTTGACTATAAATCCAATTTATAGCTACACAGTTTGAATATTTTAATATAGTTGCTAAAACATTATTGAACAACTCAAATCTTCTTTGATAAGCCAATCCGGAAGCAAAAACATCAGAAAGAGTGCAACTGTACTTAACCTTACTTACAACATCATTCAATTCAACAAAATCCCATGTTTGCTGTGAGGATAGGGTAATCTTTTTTTGATCTACATTTATATATTTTGTGTTTAATATACATTGAGCATTTAAAATTAAACCTTCCTGAATTTCTGTTTGGTATTCAGAAAAATTAAAAATCACAACATCGGCATTATCATTATCGTTATTTAATTTGTAATTTTGACTTAAGTCCATCATTATTTTTTCAATGTGAAATAATGGAACCTCTTCAAACAATAGTTCAACAGAGTATGTTGCACCTTTATGATTTTCTATTTTTTGTGTCATTACGACTCCTTCCTCCAAACAAATGATAAATTTTTAATATATTATTATGATGATATTTACACATAACCGCTCATTATAACTTCTACTCCTTTATTATTTACCAGCAGTTCTCTGAGTGAAGGAGCTATTAAAACTGTATCTTCAATATCAAGATTCCCAAATCCAACCATATATAATCCAAATCCATATTTACCATTTAGATATATCAGAACATTTCCCCCCTCATCGTCTCCAATGGCTAGCGAATCAGGAATATATTTTTGAATTTTGTGTGCTTCATTCATTTCTATACAGCCAGAAGGGCTCCAAATTCGAATATACATCAATTTATTAACGTTTATCTCCAATTCAGTTGCAATTTTAGACATTTCTTCATACTCTTTTGGAACTATCATATCAGAAAATTTTTGGAGCCTCCTAATATCTTCTTCACTTGCTGGTGGTTCTTTTACTTCTACATGAAAGTTACTACTCATCTCTTCAAAAATATTCATCTAGATCTATCCTCCTATATGGAACTTTAAGTTTATCCAACATTTTATACTGCTGTTCCAATATTTTTTCAATAGTTTTTCTCGTAAAACCAATTTCTTTGAAATCTTTAACTATATTAATTAATTCCTCTTGTAACGTAGAACTCCATTTCCCCTTACCTTCAGCAACACGCTCATCCCTTCTATTATTTTGTAGATTGGTGAGGGTTGTGTGTGGATGTCCTTTACCTGTTTCAAGGGTTACCGTTGGTGCTTCTTTATAATCATATCCATACTGTGTTAGATTTTCCTTTGCCCATTCTCCTTGTAGTCCATGATGTGATTCAAGTCGTCCTCCATTAGGACCTTTTCCTCTTGGTTTAGGAGCAGCATTCTTGTGTGTTTTATTAAATAAAATAAAATTCTGTTCAATACTAGTTTGGCTATCTTGACCCGTCCCCTCAGGACCTTCTTGATTTTCCTTCGGTTTAGCATCATTCTGATTATCTTGTTGCTTGGGCGGCTTAGTGTCTTCTTTTGGCTTAGACACATCTTTATCCTTCGTTGAAGACGGCTTCCAGATATTCACTTCATTCGGTGTTTTATTGTTAACCGGATTCGATTTCGAACTTTCTGGCTTCGGTGTTGCATCTTTCGGCTTCGCACTTGAACCGTCTGTGTCCTTATTCGAAGAGCTTGGTTTTGAGCCTGCTGGTTTGTCAGCCCCGGCGGTTGAACCGGGTTTT from Paenibacillus sp. JNUCC-31 includes:
- a CDS encoding SMI1/KNR4 family protein yields the protein MNIFEEMSSNFHVEVKEPPASEEDIRRLQKFSDMIVPKEYEEMSKIATELEINVNKLMYIRIWSPSGCIEMNEAHKIQKYIPDSLAIGDDEGGNVLIYLNGKYGFGLYMVGFGNLDIEDTVLIAPSLRELLVNNKGVEVIMSGYV
- a CDS encoding DUF4261 domain-containing protein, with the protein product MTQKIENHKGATYSVELLFEEVPLFHIEKIMMDLSQNYKLNNDNDNADVVIFNFSEYQTEIQEGLILNAQCILNTKYINVDQKKITLSSQQTWDFVELNDVVSKVKYSCTLSDVFASGLAYQRRFELFNNVLATILKYSNCVAINWIYSQKISDPKSYIKRFEKGEHLNGGLNVRFFKLDQTNEEMVMDTVGLSCFGLPDLQCRFKNITPSNIAGLLYGYGNYIFENGDIFVDGDSIEGINESQKWICQHEMSLLSPRRVVLNISIEE
- a CDS encoding YwqJ-related putative deaminase, encoding MGSFKPSALSLLDRLKAGFKQFVQDEQDAKRNLLGKVLTAARELSTATSFPDFIKKLHQQHQEISTFVHQISEPVKKKWVYQLQQANQEPKEKGYRMVYDSFWHIWRPVGENGVIDQAAMQAYEKDQGILDYATLRQDPHPVEPVQDIYQLQIKAFELGIHPFTGEPVPDSYAKMMVTTLKWNQVNMGVQMVVDGMYSAKSMSKSPGMNSATSQVMRNIQHAEAASKKTSVGNGLATAKSFIQKKWEESQRVGIVPGGFLSNHDSKKPSSGTLWKTSGEDGVGSNAGKPPKTAPETPEPTVKPGSTAGPEKPAGSKPSSSNKDKDGSSAKPKDATPKPESSKSNPVNNKTPNEVNTWKPSSTKDKDVSKPKEDTKPPQPKANDDDVKPKDNQEGPDEKDENAQDRIKSNFTPREVANLKEYVIEEAQRLKDSGLTNKQLGPAVAGSYDKNTGKFYIAINDVKGDIPKDLHPIIEERIKNMPKDVYDSYSQFTHGSGSHAEVYAANEALLANPNSSIKDLIIYVIRPGGATKPVMDIPFKTCPHCNYILKGFNVISDLDGL